One Pleurocapsa sp. PCC 7327 DNA segment encodes these proteins:
- a CDS encoding transposase, with product MVSVIWKKRALPIYWLLLSKKGSSNFYEQVATIRPILRLLKEYKLVVIGDREYRSTAFVLWLTKKKIFFILRLNKNTKIKPRYKKYQSLDSLDIKPGSRVLYSKVLVTEENKQDRFNVVIY from the coding sequence ATGGTAAGTGTGATTTGGAAAAAAAGAGCATTACCAATTTATTGGTTACTCTTATCCAAGAAAGGTAGCAGCAATTTTTATGAGCAAGTAGCTACAATTAGACCGATACTTCGTTTACTAAAAGAGTATAAGCTAGTAGTAATAGGTGATAGAGAATATAGAAGTACTGCCTTTGTCCTCTGGCTTACTAAAAAGAAGATATTTTTTATTCTGAGATTAAATAAGAATACCAAAATTAAACCTAGATACAAGAAATACCAATCTCTTGATTCTTTAGATATTAAACCCGGCTCGCGAGTCTTATACTCTAAAGTTTTAGTCACAGAAGAAAATAAGCAAGATAGATTTAATGTAGTAATTTATTAA
- a CDS encoding response regulator, translated as MAIAGIQGKPRTIFLVEDNKADIRLIEEAFKSNPIPHQMVTVRNGADAMAYLRREGEYANAPRPDLILLDLNLPRKDGREVLAEIKADPHLRRIPVVVLTTSRNEDDVFQSYDSNVNCYISKSRNLAELFKIVQGIEEFWLETVILPSE; from the coding sequence ATGGCGATCGCAGGAATACAAGGAAAGCCCAGAACTATCTTTTTAGTCGAGGACAATAAAGCCGACATTCGCCTAATCGAAGAAGCGTTTAAAAGCAATCCAATCCCGCATCAAATGGTAACGGTTAGGAATGGGGCGGATGCCATGGCATATTTGCGCCGAGAGGGAGAGTATGCTAACGCACCGCGTCCCGACCTCATTTTGCTCGATCTAAATTTGCCAAGAAAGGATGGTCGAGAAGTTCTAGCAGAAATCAAAGCCGATCCCCATCTAAGACGCATTCCCGTGGTCGTCTTGACTACCTCAAGAAATGAGGACGACGTTTTTCAAAGCTACGACTCGAATGTCAATTGTTACATCTCTAAATCTCGCAATCTTGCCGAACTTTTTAAAATTGTCCAAGGAATTGAAGAGTTTTGGCTAGAAACCGTTATCTTGCCGTCTGAATGA